AAATATTATTACAGAGGTCAAATCCATTGTTGGCCCATCCAGTCATCAGTTTCTCGTGTTAATAATAGTCCCGAAGAAATCGAAAAAACAGAATTCTTTGTGAAGAAACTTAGAGAAAATAGAACCTTAAATTTACAAAATGATGATGAATACTTGAATAAATGTCTTGCTATAGCTCAACATTACGGATACAAAACAGACTTCATAGACTTTACGACTAGTATTGAGGTGGCAGCCTATTTTGCAACGGATGGAATAGGAATGCATCCAGAATATAAATATGGTTATTTATGGAGAATTTCGGGAAAGGAAATAGAATCTATAAAGTCTGTCATTAAAAAAAGCTGTCAGACTGCTTGAACAAACTAATAGCTTAACAAATTTTCAAAAAGAGAATCTTGAAAGATTAAAGACTGCTGATTATAATCCTTTCTTTGATTTCTCTATTCCTGAACTATCAAGAATGAACAATCAAAAAGGGATATTTCTTTGGGA
Above is a window of Streptococcus salivarius DNA encoding:
- a CDS encoding FRG domain-containing protein; amino-acid sequence: MIKRYSKLNELVRRLKKDEKKSGEKYYYRGQIHCWPIQSSVSRVNNSPEEIEKTEFFVKKLRENRTLNLQNDDEYLNKCLAIAQHYGYKTDFIDFTTSIEVAAYFATDGIGMHPEYKYGYLWRISGKEIESIKSVIKKSCQTA